Below is a window of Pseudodesulfovibrio sp. JC047 DNA.
TGGGTAGAAAAATACGTCTTTCCCGGACTTAACCCCGAAGCGAATTTTCGCAGTATTTCCAAATGGGACAAAGAGATCCTTGTATGCATCTACTAAGTTAAACCACAAATCTGGAGCCCTTAGAAAAACTCCCCACTTCCCACCGAGGTAATTATCACTATCTCCATCGCGGTTCGACCTTTTGAGCACTTGCCCAATGCTTACACCTTCTTTCCAAAGTTGACTTTGCGAAATCAATCGGACTCTATACTCCGAGGTTATTGTATTTTGAGAAAGTTTAAGAATTTCATCTCTGAAAGAGTCAACGACATTAACTGCTCCAGCCATAGTTCCATCATGCTGGAGAATACTCTTAATTGGCACTCTGAGCTGAACGAAACGCACAGCGTTTGACATTCGTGCCGATTGTGATGATTGTTTGCGTAGTATAGTGATGGCTGTGGTAACCCTAGCCCCGACGAACCAGGGTTCATCAACACTTTCAAAAACAGCCAATATTTCAAAATTCTCTAGCAACCACTTTTGCAACTTAAAACCATAGTCAGTATCTAACCACTGACTTGATGTTAAAAAAGCTAGGACGCCATCATCTTTTAAAAATGAAGCCGCGTGTGGCCAAAAATAGCAATGTATATCGCTCCTTGCTCCCAGCTCAGCCCCTGCTTCCAATTTGACAAGGTCTCGATAGAATTCCTTCGTGCCTTTTGATGGTGTTTTTCTTTTTTTACTTGTTTTGGGAATCAACTCTTGTCTTATGTAAGGAGGATTACCTACAATGGCATCAAACTCTGGCATTTCCAAATCAACTTTTTGAATTTCCCCAAGCCCTTTTGTCTTTATGTGCTGAGGTAAGGACATAAAACGATTGTTCAGCCGCACATCAAAAAAGTTACTGCATGCGACCCTTGGATAATTTTCATCATCAATTAGGTCTCTTGTCGCCAAGTTGATAGTTGTTAAATGGGCTGCATAGTTTGATATGTCTAACCCATACACTTCACTCAGTAGATCTTTGTGCTTTCTGCCGGGGTGTATCTCCCTTTTTCGAGTGTAAGCCCGGACAAGAAAAGTTCCACCACCACACGCAGGATCCAATACTTTTTCCTCTCCTGAAAATATCGAAAAACTATTAATGAGATCGACAACCTCTACACGAGTATAAAATTGCCCGTATTTGTGACGTTCTTCTGGGCTTATTAATCGTTCAAAAATACTACCAATAACATCATAGTCGAGCTTAGAAAAATCAAACTCATGAATTTGATCAATCAACTCCTTCCAATATTGAACGGAATAATCAGAGTAGAATGGAATTCTATTACCAATAGAGACATGAGAAATACCAAATACGGTTTCATAGTCTTTTGTGACTCTTTTGGCCTCTTCAAAACATCCTTCAAGATGAAGTCTCAAATCTTCACCTTTAGTGATGTGATCTGGTACAACAATTTTTTCAATGCTGTTCCCGTAGCGTTTCAGCAGAGCCTCGTGGAATACTAGTTTATTCAGCAATGAATAGCAGGCAAATTTTGATGCTCTTTCCAAATTTTCATATATGCCAATTGTATCATCTCTGATCACCCATCCTTGGTCATCACGCATCCAATTATTCAATTCATGTTCAAATTTAGTCTCCTTGTATTGCTTATTAAGCTCCTCAATTGAAAATAAAATGGGAGTACTGAGTGCAGACTCAAGGATATCAATAAACTGCTCATCGAGATCCTTCGATCCTATATCCACTGCCCCAGAAATAATGTCTGCAAATTCATTTAGAAAAGACGCGAGCCACTTTTTAATTGAATCAACAACAGGCTGATGTCTTAAGTGGCTTGGTTTAGTAATAGATGCAACATGCCGTCTGAGATAACCACTCTCGCTAGCTTTAGAGCTATCAGTTGAGAGTTTCCATAAAACAAACTCGTTTACATTCCACGTAAAAAAATATTCAGCATTAGCCTTTTGGGCTTTATGTCTAGCATCTTTTACAACAGCCGTATTATATGGACTACCTCCATCCTTTCGATATGGAAGCTTAACCTCTCCAGTAAGAACTATTTTCTTATCTTTTCCATAAAGGGTAAGATCGCGCCGTTTCCTCGAATTTTCGACGTATTGCTCACAGTTCGCTTCTGAGAAAGGTAACGCGGGGTTATAGCTGATTGCGTCATTGATCCAGCTTGAAACATCAGAGGTAAATTCCCATTCGTTAATATCTGTTGCCATTTTATTCTCAATATTTATTAACTGTTATGATCGTTTCGTATCTCAACCAGCGACATGGTCCAACCTTATACTTTTTACACTTAAAGCATGACAGCATTGCAAAACCCACACAAAGCTAAAAACGCTCTGGTGAAACTTATCTTTTTGCCCTGAACGGTCTATTTGATACCAATCGTTGCCAGTCTTGATATTAGCTGTTCGTAAGCACCACCATTCTTGGCAAGAACGGATTTGATAAGTAGACGAGAGGCTTCTTGCTAAGTTGGCTATCGTATTAAACCATGAATGGTAGATACAGTAACCTAAGAGGTTCTGTAAACGATACTTTTGATCAAAGAAACAGCGCTTACGAGTTTAATCGTTAACTGTGATTTAGCCATGGTAGTCTTACAGACGCCCCCCCCATTTCTAAGGCAGCCCTTATAGCAACTCTATGCTTTCATTTTGTGGGGCAATTGTGGGGCAAAAACAAGAACAAGACAGCTTTATTCCAAAAAGCGGCTTACGATTAATATCGTAAGCCGCTAATTTTATTCTGGTACCAAGGGGGGGACTCGAACCCCCACAGCGTTACCGCCGGCGGATTTTGAATCCGCTGCGTCTACCAATTCCGCCACCCTGGCACGGGAGACGTATTTCATAGGGCAGGGACGGTTCGCTGTCAATCATCTTGTGTCATTCTGTTCATTTTTTTTGGTCTTTTTCTAAAATATCGAGAAAAATCCCGTTTCAAAACGCAACAGTTCTCTGGAGAAGCACCATTCCCACAGTGATTCGCATCGCGTATTATTTCATATACAAGCACCGGATTCCTGTCGTACAAGGCCGAAAGGACGGATACAATCCGTATCAATCGTCATGGCAGGGCCTCTGGCCGGGTGTAAACACCCTTTTTCTCACACCAAACGTTTCAGGAGACTTCTGTGCTTCCTCTCGGTTCCATCGTCAATGCCCTCGCCATCATCGGCGGCTCGGTTCTGGGTTGCTGGCTTCAATCCCGCTTCCCCGAACGTATTCGGACCATCGTCTTTCAAGGGCTTGGACTCAGTGTCCTTCTCATCGGTATCCAGATGGCCCTCAAAACCGAAAATACCATTCTCGTTGTCTTCGCCATTCTCCTTGGCGGGATCACCGGAGAACTGTTGCGGCTCGACACTCTGTTCGAACGCCTCGGCAACCGTTTCAAAAAACTCATTCGATCTAAAAATGCCCGGTTCACCGAAGGACTCATCACTGCCTCGCTCGTCTACTGCATCGGAGCCATGGCCATCATCGGGCCACTGGAAGAAGGAATTCGCGGCGATACAACGGTCCTATTCACCAAATCCATCCTCGACGGATTCGCTTCCATCGCCTTTGCCGCTTCCTATGGCAGTGGCGTGCTCTTCTCGTTCATCCCCGTCCTTCTCTATGAAGCCACGCTGACGCTGGGAGCCAACTTTTTTCAGCAATACTTTTCAGATATGATGATCGCCCAAATCACCGGATGTGGCGGTTTGCTCATCATTGGCATCGGTATCAATCTCTTGGAACTGACCGAAATCCGCATGGCCAATCTCTTGCCCGGTCTCGTCTACATCGTCGTTCTCACTGCCATTTTCGGATAAATTTTGTAGCCTGCGAGGGAGACTTTCCGCCTTCGGCGGCCCCTCGCCGGGGGGCGTTTTCCGCCTTCGGCGGTCCCTCGCCGGGGGGCGTCTTCGACGACCAAAGAACCTTTGAAAAGGTTCTCTGGACTCTCTAAACTTTGTATCGCTCGCTTCGCTCGGGGGGCCGGGAGTGCAAAGGGCTGTCGAGCGGTGAAAAGGAATTGGGAAAAAGGGAAAAGGAAAAAGAAAAGGCCCGTTTATGGTGAAACGGACCGGTCATATTCAAAAAAAAAGAGGGGTTATTCGGGTTTGGTTTTGATGGTCTTTTGGCCACCGCACCCGCTACATCCGGTCTGCGCGTTCTTGGTGTATTTCTTGACCTCTTCATCCGCTTCGATCAAGCGAATATCATCTTCGGATTCAAGTTGTTTCTTCAAGAGCGCATACTCGATCACATCTTCCAAAATCTGCTGACAATGGGATGTCGGGATATTCACCGCTGTCATGGCCCGTTGAAAATCGGGTTTGTCAAACGGTTTGGCCCAATAATTATGTTTGAGGAAATCCCACGCCCCGGCCCTGGGAACGTCGATAGCCGGCTTGGTCGCCCGCAAGGACACTTCCCACTGAGTATACGCGTATACGTCATCCAGCGTTTCCTCCGGGGTACACCCGTGAGCATTGCTCGCCTGAAACGAAATCAGCACTTTACTGCCAATGGCCAATTCTTTGAACACGCGCCCAAAAAGCTCATGTCGGGAAACCTCAACAAGATATTCTCTGAAATCTTTCGCCATTATGATCTCCTTGTAGACCGTCTGCACAAATGATCGGCATATTCGCTCAATTCTCCCACGGAATCAAGGGGTTTTCCCAACTATCTCAACAGCCCGAGTATCACCGGCAACGATATGGCGGAAAGCAGGGTTTGGAAGGTGATGATCTGCGACATCAAACGGTGATCTCCCCCCATTTGACGGGCCAGAATGAACGAAGACACTGACACCGGAATCGCGGTATAAATCACAGCCGTCAGCGTGGCATTGGCACTGCCGCCGAACAGAGTACAGTACCCTGCTGCCATGAGCGGGAAAAGCACCAGATGAATCAGGGACGAAGCAATCAAAGACCGCTTGCCGCCAACCACCTTTTCCAGACGCAACCCCGCCCCCACGGCCAGCAATCCCATGGGCAAGGCCGCCCGACCAAGGATATCCAGAAAATCACTAAGCATGGCGGGCAACGGCACGTGCAATACATTCAGGGTCAACCCCACCACACACGCCAGAATCAATGGATTTTTTGCCAGCTTGACCGCCACGCCCTCATTCGGTCCCACGGGCGTTCCATGCCGGGACAATGTCAACACGCACAAGACATTAATGATCGGGATCATGGTCAGCAAGGCCACAGCGGATAGCGTCATCCAATCCGGCCCGAGCAAGCTCGCGGCAATGGACAACCCAACATAAGAGTTGGGTCTGAATGCCCCCTGGAATAATGACGTATAGGCCGGGCCATCCAGTTTCAGCAACGGCCAGACGATTCGCGCCAATAAAGCCGAGGACAGGACAGCCAGAAAAACGGCTCCGGCCAACGGCAGACCGTCCGCCTGAAAC
It encodes the following:
- a CDS encoding DUF554 domain-containing protein, producing the protein MLPLGSIVNALAIIGGSVLGCWLQSRFPERIRTIVFQGLGLSVLLIGIQMALKTENTILVVFAILLGGITGELLRLDTLFERLGNRFKKLIRSKNARFTEGLITASLVYCIGAMAIIGPLEEGIRGDTTVLFTKSILDGFASIAFAASYGSGVLFSFIPVLLYEATLTLGANFFQQYFSDMMIAQITGCGGLLIIGIGINLLELTEIRMANLLPGLVYIVVLTAIFG
- a CDS encoding N-6 DNA methylase; the encoded protein is MATDINEWEFTSDVSSWINDAISYNPALPFSEANCEQYVENSRKRRDLTLYGKDKKIVLTGEVKLPYRKDGGSPYNTAVVKDARHKAQKANAEYFFTWNVNEFVLWKLSTDSSKASESGYLRRHVASITKPSHLRHQPVVDSIKKWLASFLNEFADIISGAVDIGSKDLDEQFIDILESALSTPILFSIEELNKQYKETKFEHELNNWMRDDQGWVIRDDTIGIYENLERASKFACYSLLNKLVFHEALLKRYGNSIEKIVVPDHITKGEDLRLHLEGCFEEAKRVTKDYETVFGISHVSIGNRIPFYSDYSVQYWKELIDQIHEFDFSKLDYDVIGSIFERLISPEERHKYGQFYTRVEVVDLINSFSIFSGEEKVLDPACGGGTFLVRAYTRKREIHPGRKHKDLLSEVYGLDISNYAAHLTTINLATRDLIDDENYPRVACSNFFDVRLNNRFMSLPQHIKTKGLGEIQKVDLEMPEFDAIVGNPPYIRQELIPKTSKKRKTPSKGTKEFYRDLVKLEAGAELGARSDIHCYFWPHAASFLKDDGVLAFLTSSQWLDTDYGFKLQKWLLENFEILAVFESVDEPWFVGARVTTAITILRKQSSQSARMSNAVRFVQLRVPIKSILQHDGTMAGAVNVVDSFRDEILKLSQNTITSEYRVRLISQSQLWKEGVSIGQVLKRSNRDGDSDNYLGGKWGVFLRAPDLWFNLVDAYKDLFVPFGNTAKIRFGVKSGKDVFFYPKDCSVKCLDEYEDALEFYKIYGVNRDSVEAGEIKLVLCGEQRGEIRPIESEYLEPEVHSLMEVGEFTVQPGDCGRLILLVKDSKKKLKGTHVLDYIEWGEAQNYHKGATCASRVTEEREWYDLTGHRRGVVFWPKSQQYKHVAPFNEHHLQCNCNLYDVHISSKIDANLVAGVLNSTIVTLSKHQFGRPVGVEGNLKTEVIDVNMMLVPDYSKASKSSAKRIGNAFSKMKNRKAMNFLSEKRLRRMAYLAKGKDAELELLSDECELDMADRRELDDAVLEMLGEKSKERRETLLSEIYEYVGQHYEQTRQMEEKAIANKKTAKRCTPATSLEIGTQIFEEIVKNHSRLLQKYDPDFLDRKKPFDTYELPTAGLANPHKSLLVDHGVEFVKGKKVLKVVELKESSQVPLVILIASAGTRGLIRVPHHKEDCKLLHKRYQQFVARRDETIQALVEARTRDEDMQDKAFDEIRQQIVNWQP
- a CDS encoding AEC family transporter encodes the protein MSVVIFAIVPIFGLILFGWILYRLDFPGQGFWPVSERLTYYILLPALLVQGLSGRTFQADGLPLAGAVFLAVLSSALLARIVWPLLKLDGPAYTSLFQGAFRPNSYVGLSIAASLLGPDWMTLSAVALLTMIPIINVLCVLTLSRHGTPVGPNEGVAVKLAKNPLILACVVGLTLNVLHVPLPAMLSDFLDILGRAALPMGLLAVGAGLRLEKVVGGKRSLIASSLIHLVLFPLMAAGYCTLFGGSANATLTAVIYTAIPVSVSSFILARQMGGDHRLMSQIITFQTLLSAISLPVILGLLR